The sequence below is a genomic window from Flagellimonas marinaquae.
CCGTGCATTTATGGGTAAATTAAAACCGTTTTTGGATAAGGTAAAAACTTATCAAGAAGTGGTGAATTGTTATCGGATCACGGGCAACGAGAATATAATTATGGAAGTAATTCTAAAAGATCAGTCCCATTTGGAGAAATTTATAGACGAACTCATCGTATATGGAGAGTGTAGAACCCATATTGTGCTATCCAGTGTGGTAAGCAACGCCCCTATCAAAAAAAGCAGGGGGAGTAAGTAACGAATTGTTAATTTGATGATTTCGAAACAGACTTTGGCTAGATTTTTGATAAAATTGAGTTATGAAAAAAACGATTTTGTTACCAATTCTGACTGTTTTTTGCACACTTTCTGTCTTTTCGCAACAAATGGTTTTAAAAAAGGGGGAAATAATTGAAAACCTTCCACTGAACGATACTACCGAAAACACGTATTCCTTATTTATTCCGAAAAAATTTTCCATGGATAAGAAGTGGCCTTTGCTTTTGGTCACCGATACCAAAGGCGAAGAAAAAAGTGCACTTTCCATGTTTGTTATGGCAGCGGAGAAAGAAGGTTATGTTTTGGCGGCACCAAAGTTATCGGACACTTTATCACTGACAAAAAATATGCTGGTTACAAGTGGCACTATAAAAAGAATAACCGAAATGTTGCCCATACATACAGACCGAATTTACGCTGCAGGTCAGGATTCCGGCGGGCAGTTGGCCAGCTTGGTGCCAATACTCATTAAAGCTGTAAATGGCGCTATCTCCATAAATGCATCCCTTGCCAACAGGGAACTGATTAATATGAAAGAACCGTTTCATTTTATCGCTATTGTAAACAAAGAAAATTACCGGTACCCCTATACGCTAACCGATGCTAAACTATTGGATCAATTTAAATTCCCAAATCAAGTGTTGTTGTACGATGGAGATGGGGAGTGGCCAGGTGTTGCATATCTGGAGAAAGCAATGCAACTCTTTACTTTGGATGCCATGGGCCGAAATAGA
It includes:
- a CDS encoding Lrp/AsnC family transcriptional regulator; this encodes MKIDDLNWQILNHLQQNARESFANIGRKIGLTPPAVAERVKKMEDLGIIENYGANISYVEAGYQLKAIIMLRAFMGKLKPFLDKVKTYQEVVNCYRITGNENIIMEVILKDQSHLEKFIDELIVYGECRTHIVLSSVVSNAPIKKSRGSK